The proteins below come from a single Holdemania massiliensis genomic window:
- a CDS encoding helix-turn-helix domain-containing protein, whose amino-acid sequence MILFEKQIRLLNLLILTEGPVSGHVLGKECGQSLNTLKKEIELLNDQLKNEGFIIASCLSRGYQIEILDSDQFQRFRRKFLTTTHARHFFATEQKERIHFLLRQLLTCDEKMTISDFAQTCSCSNSVVNQDMIEIKKMLRQFDLRLENHTNNGLRVCGNEWNKRNLLINEFRILKNYDNHVHLDQDYRMIHLFIQDEAYQRVRAVVLEQLKQAEFLIPYRDLDKLIFMVLMNTLRHRYESQIVFSPEVIEVHRQIIPQGYPLALSILSQVGTIYNVQYTENEILSVAILLNCYRTLNPESAALLNQKLGFEKTIQSCLNHLKSVFHLEAYSLPLFESEFRLAMTSFLLREQMKLHVDVDAVSKYRLDVYLNNFCLVLFEHLKKDGSLFFNIYDIYRFYPVFSILLSEINKQIHRTVFVISKDGLSYSRYLCHALRKLNTVFAIEYIPMDYLEYLCLSDKSCDFIVTDISKQELDLDPERVLRMPTYNIAQDKKIYIHKMNNPFYSLEISRYFQAADITYLQNAATREAVYHQIETEILADIPNAQQFVRRCQQMESIISPVWDNQLIVLNTTQDLVGKTFIKVLVLDKPVKWKKQLCSIIVLYNVRDNHVLYSQYICVKIQKLIKEKGLLPDKDHRIDYATLMRIINK is encoded by the coding sequence ATGATTTTATTTGAGAAACAGATTCGCCTTCTGAACCTGCTGATTCTAACCGAAGGTCCGGTTTCTGGTCACGTTCTGGGAAAAGAATGCGGCCAGAGCCTGAACACACTGAAAAAAGAAATCGAGCTGCTGAACGATCAGCTTAAGAATGAGGGGTTTATCATTGCCTCCTGTCTGTCCCGCGGATATCAGATTGAAATTTTGGATTCGGATCAATTCCAGCGCTTCCGCCGCAAATTTCTGACAACGACGCATGCCCGGCATTTCTTTGCGACTGAACAGAAAGAACGGATTCATTTTCTTCTCCGCCAGCTTCTGACCTGCGATGAAAAAATGACGATCAGCGATTTCGCCCAGACCTGCAGCTGTTCCAATTCCGTTGTCAATCAAGACATGATCGAAATTAAAAAGATGCTGCGGCAATTTGATCTGCGGCTGGAGAATCACACCAACAACGGACTGCGTGTCTGCGGCAATGAATGGAATAAACGCAATCTGCTGATCAACGAATTCCGCATTCTCAAGAATTATGATAATCATGTGCATCTTGATCAGGACTACCGTATGATTCACCTTTTTATTCAGGATGAAGCGTACCAGCGTGTCCGTGCAGTCGTCCTGGAACAACTGAAGCAGGCAGAATTTCTCATTCCTTACCGTGATCTGGACAAATTGATATTCATGGTTTTAATGAACACGCTGCGGCATCGCTATGAAAGTCAAATTGTCTTTAGCCCGGAAGTGATTGAAGTTCACAGACAGATCATTCCTCAGGGTTATCCATTAGCCCTTTCCATCCTGTCCCAAGTAGGTACGATTTATAATGTTCAGTATACGGAGAACGAAATTCTTTCCGTCGCGATTCTGCTGAACTGCTACCGTACCCTGAACCCGGAATCAGCTGCCCTGCTGAATCAAAAACTAGGCTTTGAAAAAACGATTCAATCCTGCCTGAATCATTTAAAATCGGTCTTTCATCTGGAAGCTTATTCCCTGCCGCTTTTTGAATCGGAATTTCGGCTGGCAATGACTTCGTTTTTACTCCGTGAACAAATGAAACTCCATGTGGATGTCGACGCAGTTTCCAAATATCGTCTGGATGTCTATTTGAATAATTTTTGTCTGGTTCTGTTTGAGCATCTGAAAAAAGATGGTTCCTTGTTCTTCAATATCTATGATATTTATCGCTTTTACCCCGTTTTCAGCATTCTGCTCAGTGAAATCAACAAGCAGATCCACCGCACGGTCTTCGTCATTTCCAAGGATGGACTGTCTTATTCCCGCTATTTATGTCATGCTCTGCGCAAGCTGAATACGGTCTTTGCGATCGAATATATTCCAATGGACTATCTGGAATATCTGTGTTTGAGCGATAAAAGCTGTGATTTTATCGTTACTGACATCAGTAAGCAGGAATTGGATCTGGATCCGGAACGGGTGCTGCGCATGCCGACCTATAACATTGCGCAGGATAAGAAAATCTACATTCACAAGATGAATAATCCTTTTTACTCATTGGAAATCAGCCGGTATTTTCAAGCCGCAGACATTACCTATCTGCAGAATGCCGCAACCCGGGAAGCGGTCTATCACCAAATTGAAACAGAGATTCTGGCCGACATTCCCAATGCTCAGCAGTTTGTCCGGCGTTGTCAGCAGATGGAATCCATCATCAGTCCGGTTTGGGATAATCAATTAATTGTCCTCAATACGACTCAGGATCTGGTTGGAAAAACCTTCATCAAGGTTCTGGTCCTCGACAAACCCGTCAAATGGAAAAAACAGCTTTGTTCCATTATCGTTTTATACAACGTCAGGGACAATCATGTTCTGTATTCCCAATACATCTGCGTCAAAATCCAGAAATTAATCAAGGAAAAAGGCCTGCTTCCGGATAAAGATCATCGTATCGATTATGCTACCTTAATGCGTATCATTAACAAATAA
- a CDS encoding PTS sugar transporter subunit IIA — MLAIFICSHSDFSTGLKKSAEMIAGPLDFVETFSLWEGESLESLAAQIREKYDFYHNQQIPVVCLCDLENATPYNACIWALSDTDCRIFAGANLPLVLELALGRDMAENLNEFLDQCLRSAQGALNAIGVQDFLTAND; from the coding sequence ATGTTAGCAATTTTTATCTGTTCGCATTCAGACTTTTCAACTGGATTGAAGAAATCCGCAGAGATGATCGCAGGTCCTTTGGATTTCGTTGAAACCTTTTCTTTATGGGAGGGAGAATCATTAGAATCTTTGGCTGCTCAAATCAGAGAAAAATATGATTTTTATCACAATCAGCAGATACCGGTGGTCTGTCTTTGTGATTTGGAAAACGCGACGCCGTATAATGCCTGCATCTGGGCGCTGAGCGATACTGACTGCCGGATTTTCGCCGGCGCGAATCTGCCGTTAGTGCTGGAATTGGCGCTGGGACGGGATATGGCTGAGAACCTCAATGAGTTTCTGGACCAATGTCTGCGATCCGCCCAGGGAGCGCTGAATGCCATCGGAGTTCAGGATTTTTTAACCGCCAATGATTAA
- a CDS encoding MATE family efflux transporter, translated as MHGGKQLKKSSVDLTQGSIWKQLLLFALPIFVGQLFQNLYNSVDSLVVGNFVGKTALAAVSSTNDISHFLVGFFTGLASGGGVFFAQMFGKKDYQKLSDGIHTTILFAFLFGFVMAGVGYWLSPQLLQLISCPPDVYASALEYLRIYLIGILFTAIYNVGAGILRAVGDSSSPFYYLLISSVTNIVLDLLFVCGFNMGVAGVGWATTLAQLVSVILVLRKMMMTHDVYKLEIRKLRLNPPILAEVLTLGIPAGIQTSITSISNMFVQRYTNGFGSSAMAGIGVAKKVEKFAGLSCSSLGVAITTFIGQNYGANKKKRAVEGIRISVWISVIMVGLTSIALFILAPGIAVIFNRDAEVVAYASAMIRVIMPFYLFNAMYNIFSGVVRGFGKSKSVMLCVILGLVGCRQLWLAVSMSIKPDVFNVYFSYPAGWIGASILVYLYYYFNIRRTVVAEIQHSDA; from the coding sequence TTGCATGGCGGAAAACAATTAAAGAAAAGCAGCGTGGATTTAACGCAGGGATCGATCTGGAAACAGCTATTACTGTTTGCCCTTCCGATCTTTGTTGGACAGTTGTTTCAGAATTTATACAACAGTGTGGATTCGCTGGTCGTCGGCAACTTCGTTGGGAAAACGGCGTTGGCAGCGGTTAGTTCAACCAATGATATCTCCCATTTTCTTGTGGGCTTTTTTACGGGACTGGCTTCCGGCGGCGGAGTTTTCTTTGCTCAGATGTTTGGCAAAAAGGATTATCAGAAGCTGAGCGACGGAATTCATACAACGATTTTGTTTGCCTTTCTCTTCGGCTTTGTCATGGCTGGGGTGGGTTATTGGCTCTCGCCGCAGCTGCTGCAGCTGATCAGTTGTCCGCCGGACGTGTATGCTAGCGCTTTGGAATATCTGCGGATATATCTGATTGGAATCCTTTTTACCGCCATTTATAACGTCGGCGCCGGGATCCTAAGAGCGGTCGGAGATTCCAGCAGTCCGTTTTATTATCTGTTAATTTCCAGCGTTACCAACATTGTGCTTGATCTTCTGTTTGTCTGCGGATTTAACATGGGCGTGGCTGGTGTTGGCTGGGCGACAACGTTAGCTCAGCTGGTATCCGTCATTCTGGTATTAAGAAAAATGATGATGACGCATGATGTTTACAAATTGGAAATTCGGAAATTACGGCTGAATCCGCCGATTCTGGCTGAGGTTTTAACGCTGGGAATTCCCGCAGGCATTCAGACCAGCATCACGTCGATTTCCAATATGTTCGTGCAGCGCTACACCAATGGTTTCGGTTCTTCCGCCATGGCGGGAATCGGCGTAGCAAAAAAGGTGGAGAAATTTGCCGGGTTGTCCTGCAGCTCACTGGGCGTAGCCATCACGACCTTTATTGGTCAGAATTATGGAGCGAACAAGAAAAAACGAGCGGTGGAGGGGATTCGGATCAGCGTCTGGATTTCGGTGATTATGGTAGGACTAACCAGCATTGCCTTGTTTATCCTGGCCCCGGGAATTGCGGTAATCTTTAACCGGGATGCAGAGGTGGTCGCTTACGCCTCAGCAATGATTCGGGTAATCATGCCATTTTATCTGTTCAATGCAATGTATAACATTTTTTCCGGCGTTGTCCGCGGTTTTGGCAAATCAAAGTCCGTAATGCTGTGTGTTATCTTAGGTCTGGTTGGCTGCCGGCAGCTGTGGCTGGCGGTCAGTATGAGCATCAAGCCGGATGTCTTTAATGTTTATTTTAGCTATCCGGCAGGTTGGATTGGTGCTTCAATTCTTGTCTATCTTTACTATTATTTCAATATCAGGCGGACCGTTGTTGCTGAAATTCAACATTCTGACGCTTGA